GTGGATAGGCCGCCACGAAGGGGTCCTCGAAAAGCGGCATCTCGACAACCTCGCCGCAGGCATAGGGCAGGGCATAAAGCACGAGGTCGAGGTCGCCGGTGCGGATCAGCTCGCAGAGCTCGGACGATTTATCCTCGCGGAGATGCAGCTCGATCCCCGGCAGGTCGGCCCGGATCGCCGGCATGATCCGCGGCAGGATGAAGGGCGCGATTGTCGGGATGATGCCGAGGCGCACGATGCCGGTCAGCGGATCCTTGGCGGCGGCGGCCATGCTGGTCAGGTCCTCCACGTCGTTCAATATCTTCTGTGCGCGGCGCACCACTTCCTGCCCGATGGCTGTGAACATCACGTTGCGTTTCGTGCGCTCCACAAGCTGCGCGCCGAGGAGACTTTCGAGCTCCTGGATACCGGCAGAGAGTGTCGATTGTGTGACGTGGCAAAGGGCGGCGGCCTTGCCGAAATGGTTCGTGCGGTGCAGCGCCGTCAGATACTTGAGCTGTTTGAAGGTGGGCGGAAATATCATCGACTTTACCGATCAGAGTGAGAGGTTCAATTCGTTGGATCGATTATAGGCAGGTCCGGCATACTTGCCAACAAGAAGACAAACACAGGTCGATGATCAACGACAGCGACAAGACGATCAGACCAGAGCTTCCCTGCAGCACAGGACGCAGGGTGATGAAGCGCAGTGCCGGGATGTCCTGAAAAGGCTTCCTCGCTGGCCACGGCAGGACCAAGGCACTGCGGCCGAGGGCGGCGGAGGACAGGAAATTTGTGCGGCAAAGTATACAAGCGCTGCAGCAAAGTGATCCGTTCGCCGACATTTGCGTAAGAATCAACAGCCCCCCAGCCGGACCCGTTTGCCCCCTTGCTAGCCCGGGGTCCGGCACAGCCGGGGCGGCGCGTCACCGGGTAACCGGTGGCGCTGCCGCCCCGGATGCTTTCCCGGCCAATCCCCAGAATTCCCACGGTTTTTGCAAAAAAAATGGCCGGGTATTAAAACCCGGCCCGAGTCACGACAGCGAGGATATTGCGGTCACGCGAAGCGCGTCCGCAATATGGAGCAAGCGCAAGGAGCGCTCGCTCGCACCTCTAAATTTACATCTATGTATCGCCGGGTCAATGATTCTCTGTGCTGAACAGGGGATTAACCATGTTTAATGTGGCGGAATTGTGCGCATTGCGCGCGAAACTCCACTTCGGCGTCACCGGTTGATGAAGTTATCCGACATCCGGCAGGCCGCAGGGCCAATCAGCACCACAAACAGCGCAGGCATGATGAAGAGAATGAGCGGTACGGTCATGATGGCCGGCAGGCGCGCGGCTTTCTCTTCCGCCTTCATCATGCGCTCGTTCCGGAACTCGGCCGACAGCACACGAAGTGACGTGGCAAGCGGAGTACCGTACCGCTCGCTCTGGATCAGTGTGGTGACCACGCCGCGCAGTGCCGGCAGGTCAACCCGTTCGGCCAGGTTCAATAGTGCCGTGCGGCGCTCGGGCAGGAAGCCGAGCTCGATGGAGGTGAGGCCGAACTCTTCGGCAATCTCCGGCGTGGCACGGCCCATTTCCTTCGCGACCCGCTGCAGGGCGGTATCGAGCGTGAGGCCGGCTTCCGCGCAGACGACCATGAGGTCAAGCGCGTCAGGCAGGCCCTTGCGCAGGGCTTCGGTACGTTTCAGCTTGGCGTTCGTCACCAGAAGGTCAGGGAGCTTGTAGCCCGCGAATACGGCACCGATGGAATAAAGCGGATAGAAGGCTTTCTTGTCCGGCAGGACGCCGAGGCCATAGAAGAAGAAGACGGCAAGCAGGCCGAAGAGCATCGGCAGCACCAGCCGCGCCACCTGATAGGCGACAAGCGCCTCGTTCGAGCGGTAGCCGGCTTGCACCAGAAGGGCCTGGGTCTTCTTGGCCTGTTCGTTCTGCAGAAGCTTCAGCTTGTCGGCGAGGACCCGCATCAGCCCGCCCGAATCCGCCTTCTTGACCTGTGATGTGCGGCGCTTGGTCGTGACAAGGCCGGCCTTCAGCATCTCGCGGCGGTCCTGCAAGGCTTTCACACGGCCCT
The Gimibacter soli DNA segment above includes these coding regions:
- a CDS encoding type II secretion system F family protein: MQAIEDILGINMIDLLSIMTGLVAFVVMFAVYQAALVRDPMKGRVKALQDRREMLKAGLVTTKRRTSQVKKADSGGLMRVLADKLKLLQNEQAKKTQALLVQAGYRSNEALVAYQVARLVLPMLFGLLAVFFFYGLGVLPDKKAFYPLYSIGAVFAGYKLPDLLVTNAKLKRTEALRKGLPDALDLMVVCAEAGLTLDTALQRVAKEMGRATPEIAEEFGLTSIELGFLPERRTALLNLAERVDLPALRGVVTTLIQSERYGTPLATSLRVLSAEFRNERMMKAEEKAARLPAIMTVPLILFIMPALFVVLIGPAACRMSDNFINR
- a CDS encoding hydrogen peroxide-inducible genes activator, translated to MIFPPTFKQLKYLTALHRTNHFGKAAALCHVTQSTLSAGIQELESLLGAQLVERTKRNVMFTAIGQEVVRRAQKILNDVEDLTSMAAAAKDPLTGIVRLGIIPTIAPFILPRIMPAIRADLPGIELHLREDKSSELCELIRTGDLDLVLYALPYACGEVVEMPLFEDPFVAAYPPGKAPGKTIRRDQISQEKLLLLEEGHCLRDHALAACALMGKSAEAALAGTSLHTIVQMVAAGHGITLLPGMAVEAGLAADAGVEVASFSDATPVRTIGLIWRHTNPRATTFEALGRTIQRVMRPSEAKSDRARGAA